A region of Drosophila mauritiana strain mau12 chromosome 3L, ASM438214v1, whole genome shotgun sequence DNA encodes the following proteins:
- the LOC117140108 gene encoding F-box/WD repeat-containing protein 4: MMDGSRMSLKDLTIDCLLRIFDYCSEGDLLSLCRADPALEYIIEAYYFHPLAYDLLLCGHRNNPRIEKRNRRRLTNYERIEVSRNWVSGTYFERPYFHHAQMFPTKLCLEADYLYITHACYLRKYRRASYDALHRRFDEEICTSAQTDISDFVKKNETIFAGRVCGSCFHYDTDSMVMTEQRMHPANEYLYCVDFVKDLYATSTDHCCRLWQRAEEFGMTHFDQVMNLPHAFRSLELSSDGQWLYGGLYTDDGRQALRAVHVESGEELVFSSKTMSIYDLKLKDDQVIFTANFDSTFRMFDRRVDRDVAIWDDPFDSSFYSLEYDGLHAVLVGTNRHARVNLYDIRMKKYVQLYFPGRTRNHNGLSPVYSLACDSQYMFVATDHNLRVFDFKASCGLRRDYSNIVYKRSDN, translated from the exons ATGATGGATGGATCCCGCATGAGCTTGAAGGATCTGACCATCGACTGCCTGCTCCGCATATTCGACTATTGCTCGGAGGGGGACCTACTGTCCCTGTGCCGGGCGGACCCGGCTCTGGAGTATATTATTGAAGCCTACTACTTCCACCCACTGGCCTACGATTTGCTGCTCTGTGGCCACCGGAATAATCCAAGGATCGAAAAGAG AAACCGAAGACGCCTGACAAACTATGAACGCATCGAAGTGTCAAGGAACTGGGTTAGTGGCACCTATTTCGAACGACCCTACTTCCACCATGCTCAGATGTTCCCCACCAAACTGTGCCTGGAGGCCGACTATCTGTACATCACACATGCCTGCTATCTACGCAAGTACCGACGGGCCAGCTATGATGCACTGCATCGTCGCTTCGACGAGGAGATCTGTACGTCCGCACAGACTGACATCTCTGATTTCGTCAAAAAGAATGAAACCATATTCGCGGGAAGGGTTTGTGGATCGTGCTTCCACTACGATACCGATAGCATGGTGATGACGGAGCAGAGGATGCATCCGGCCAACGAGTACTTGTACTGTGTAGACTTTGTCAAGGATTTGTACGCAACCAGCACAGATCACTGCTGCAGACTGTGGCAGCGTGCGGAGGAGTTTGGAATGACGCATTTTGATCAGGTGATGAATCTGCCGCACGCCTTTAGGTCTCTGGAACTGAGTTCGGATGGCCAGTGGCTGTATGGAGGACTCTACACTGACGACGGTCGCCAGGCCCTGAGGGCAGTCCATGTTGAAAG TGGCGAGGAATTGGTGTTCAGTTCCAAAACAATGTCAATTTACGACCTGAAATTGAAAGATGACCAGGTCATTTTCACTGCCAACTTCGACAGCACGTTTCGGATGTTTGACCGACGCGTGGATCGCGATGTAGCCATTTGGGATGATCCGTTCGACTCCTCCTTCTACTCCCTGGAGTACGATGGTCTGCATGCGGTGCTGGTCGGCACCAACAGACATGCACGGGTCAACCTTTACGATATAAGAATGAAGAAATACGTACAATTGTACTTTCCGGGAAGGACGCGGAATCATAATGGCTTGTCGCCAGTGTACAGCCTCGCCTGTGATAGCCAATATATGTTCGTGGCCACCGATCACAATCTGCGCGTCTTTGACTTTAAGGCAAGCTGTGGACTTCGGAGAGACTACAGCAATATTGTGTACAAACGTAGTGATAATTAA
- the LOC117140106 gene encoding pantothenate kinase 3 isoform X2, whose product MPEALHFTSIFDLIIKSAMPWFGMDIGGTLTKLVYFEPKDITPDEQDREAGILRNIRRYLTKNSAYGKTGHRDTHLQMDNVEIRKRRGSLHFIRFQTTDMGNFLSLAKQKGMAELVTTVCATGGGAFKFEQDFRDQVNMKLAKFDELDTLIKGILFADLHNRTECYYYENARDILKSEKQQFNFSQPFPFILVNVGSGVSILAVYGPDNYKRISGTSLGGGTFLGLCCLLTGCTSFEEAIQLATKGDNRKVDKLVKDIYGGDYNRFGLPGDLVASSFGQMHLNDKRVSVSREDLANATLVTITNNIGSIARMCALNEKIDRVVFVGNFLRVNPISMKLLAYAMEFWSNGTMKGLFLEHEGYFGALGCLLQFNGELAAALNDGVEHSIHTESDSASDAAQTSSSADEPPEKAPTSKHSTR is encoded by the exons ATGCCGGAGGCGCTACATTTTACATCGATCTTTGATCTCATCATCAAGAGCG CGATGCCATGGTTTGGCATGGACATCGGCGGCACCCTCACCAAGCTGGTCTACTTCGAGCCCAAGGACATAACGCCGGATGAGCAGGATCGCGAGGCTGGCATTTTGCGGAATATCCGACGCTACTTGACCAAAAACTCGGCGTACGGCAAAACCGGACATCGTGATACGCACCTACAG ATGGACAATGTCGAGATACGCAAAAGACGCGGCTCCTTGCATTTCATTCGCTTCCAGACCACGGACATGGGCAACTTTCTGTCGCTGGCCAAGCAGAAGGGCATGGCCGAGCTGGTGACCACGGTTTGTGCCACCGGCGGTGGCGCCTTCAAGTTCGAGCAGGATTTCCGCGACCAAGTCAACATGAAGCTGGCCAAATTCGACGAGCTGGACACGCTCATCAAGGGCATTCTCTTCGCCGATCTGCACAATCGCACGGAGTGCTACTACTACGAAAACGCACGTGACATTCT AAAAAGCGAGAAGCAGCAGTTCAATTTCTCCCAACCGTTTCCCTTTATTCTGGTGAACGTCGGATCCGGAGTCTCCATCCTGGCGGTCTACGGTCCCGACAACTACAAGCGCATTTCGGGCACGAG CTTGGGCGGCGGTACATTCCTCGGCCTGTGTTGTCTACTCACCGGCTGCACATCCTTCGAAGAGGCCATCCAACTGGCCACCAAGGGTGACAATAGGAAGGTGGACAAGCTAGTTAAGGACATTTATGGCGGCGATTACAACCGCTTTGGTCTCCCCGGCGATTTGGTGGCGTCAAG CTTTGGCCAGATGCACCTCAACGACAAACGGGTTTCGGTATCACGCGAAGATCTGGCCAACGCCACACTGGTCACCATAACGAATAATATCGGCTCCATAGCAAGGATGTGCGCGCTGAATGAGAAGATCGATAGG GTCGTCTTTGTGGGCAACTTTCTGCGAGTAAACCCCATTTCCATGAAGCTGCTGGCGTACGCAATGGAGTTCTGGTCCAATGGCACAATGAAGGGTCTCTTCCTGGAGCACGAGGGATACTTTGGGGCTCTGGGTTGCCTGCTGCAGTTCAACGGCGAGCTGGCAGCCGCCCTTAACGACGGAGTGGAGCATTCAATCCACACTGAATCCGATTCAGCTAGCGATGCAGCACAGACGTCTTCTTCGGCGGACGAGCCGCCAGAAAAGGCGCCCACAAGCAAACACTCCACTAGATAG
- the LOC117140177 gene encoding tribbles gives MDNSSGQNSRMASSAASTSKIVNYSSPVSPAVAASTSSSSSSSGMSSSQEDTVPGLFTPKKEFPNAKMLQTIREKLMTPGGACDLLALGIAAEPTDQQPVKLIQQRYLISAQPSHISAAVAAKTPASYRHLVDLTASNLRCVDIFTGEQFLCRIVNEPLHKVQRAYFQLQQHDEELRRSTIYGHPLIRPVHDIIPLTKDRTYILIAPVPQERDSTGGVTGVYENLHTYIRHAKRLCETEARAIFHQICQTVQVCHRNGIILRDLKLKRFYFIDEARTKLQYESLEGSMILDGEDDTLSDKIGCPLYTAPELLCPQQTYKGKPADMWSLGVILYTMLVGQYPFYEKANCNLITVIRHGNVQIPLTLSKSVRWLLLSLLRKDFTERMTASHIFLTPWLREQRPFHMYLPVDVEVAEDWSDAEEDEGTAADAMDEDEEGLCPLGDKHEYEDIGVEPLDYTRSTLQMAQNANGLSTEPEPDTDVDMG, from the exons ATGGATAACAGTAGCGGGCAAAACAGCAGAATGGCTTCGTCAGCGGCGTCCACCAGCAAAATAGTCAACTATTCGTCACCAGTCTCGCCAGCAGTCGCCGCCTCCACCTCCTCATCGTCCAGCAGCAGTGGCATGAGTAGCAGCCAGGAGGACACCGTACCGGGATTATTTACGCCCAAAAAGGAGTTCCCCAATGCCAAGATGCTGCAGACCATCAGGGAGAAGCTAATGACGCCCGGCGGAGCCTGTGACCTTCTGGCCCTGGGCATCGCAGCGGAACCCACGGACCAGCAGCCCGTCAAACTCATCCAACAGCGTTATCTGATCAGCGCCCAGCCAAGTCACATATCGGCCGCCGTGGCTGCCAAGACGCCCGCCTCGTATCGCCACTTGGTCGATCTAACCGCCTCCAATCTCCGCTGCGTGGACATCTTCACCGGGGAGCAGTTCCTATGCCGTATTGTAAACGAACCGCTGCATAAGGTGCAACGAGCCTACtttcagctgcagcagcacgACGAGGAGCTGCGCCGGAGCACCATCTATGGCCATCCACTGATCCGACCCGTGCACGATATCATACCGCTGACCAAGGATCGCACCTACATCCTCATTGCGCCCGTGCCCCAGGAGAGGGACTCCACGGGCGGGGTGACCGGGGTGTACGAGAACCTGCACACCTACATCCGCCACGCGAAGCGACTGTGCGAGACGGAGGCGAGGGCCATATTCCACCAGATCTGTCAGACCGTTCAGGTGTGCCACCGCAACGGGATTATCCTCAGGGACCTCAAGCTCAAGCGGTTCTACTTCATCGACGAGGCCAG AACCAAACTGCAGTACGAATCACTGGAAGGCTCAATGATCCTCGACGGCGAGGACGATACTCTGAGCGACAAGATCGGTTGCCCACTGTACACCGCTCCGGAACTGCTGTGCCCCCAGCAAACGTACAAGGGCAAACCGGCGGACATGTGGTCGCTGGGCGTGATCCTGTACACCATGCTGGTGGGTCAGTACCCGTTCTACGAGAAGGCCAACTGCAACCTCATCACCGTCATACGTCACGGGAATGTCCAGATACCCCTGACGCTGTCCAAGTCGGTGCGATGGCTGTTGCTTTCGCTGCTGCGAAAAGATTTCACGGAACGCATGACCGCCAGCCACATCTTCCTGACCCCGTGGCTGCGAGAGCAGCGCCCCTTCCACATGTACCTGCCTGTCGACGTGGAGGTGGCCGAGGACTGGAGCGATGCGGAGGAGGACGAAGGCACTGCCGCCGATGCGATGGATGAAGACGAGGAAGGACTTTGTCCCTTGGGTGACAAGCACGAGTACGAGGACATTGGCGTAGAGCCACTGGACTACACTCGCTCCACGCTCCAAATGGCTCAGAATGCCAATGGGCTGTCCACGGAACCCGAACCCGATACGGATGTGGACATGGGCTGA
- the LOC117140106 gene encoding pantothenate kinase 3 isoform X3 has product MMEDEQINLRNQLARAMPWFGMDIGGTLTKLVYFEPKDITPDEQDREAGILRNIRRYLTKNSAYGKTGHRDTHLQMDNVEIRKRRGSLHFIRFQTTDMGNFLSLAKQKGMAELVTTVCATGGGAFKFEQDFRDQVNMKLAKFDELDTLIKGILFADLHNRTECYYYENARDILKSEKQQFNFSQPFPFILVNVGSGVSILAVYGPDNYKRISGTSLGGGTFLGLCCLLTGCTSFEEAIQLATKGDNRKVDKLVKDIYGGDYNRFGLPGDLVASSFGQMHLNDKRVSVSREDLANATLVTITNNIGSIARMCALNEKIDRVVFVGNFLRVNPISMKLLAYAMEFWSNGTMKGLFLEHEGYFGALGCLLQFNGELAAALNDGVEHSIHTESDSASDAAQTSSSADEPPEKAPTSKHSTR; this is encoded by the exons ATGATGGAGGACGAACAGATTAACCTGCGCAATCAGTTGGCGAGGG CGATGCCATGGTTTGGCATGGACATCGGCGGCACCCTCACCAAGCTGGTCTACTTCGAGCCCAAGGACATAACGCCGGATGAGCAGGATCGCGAGGCTGGCATTTTGCGGAATATCCGACGCTACTTGACCAAAAACTCGGCGTACGGCAAAACCGGACATCGTGATACGCACCTACAG ATGGACAATGTCGAGATACGCAAAAGACGCGGCTCCTTGCATTTCATTCGCTTCCAGACCACGGACATGGGCAACTTTCTGTCGCTGGCCAAGCAGAAGGGCATGGCCGAGCTGGTGACCACGGTTTGTGCCACCGGCGGTGGCGCCTTCAAGTTCGAGCAGGATTTCCGCGACCAAGTCAACATGAAGCTGGCCAAATTCGACGAGCTGGACACGCTCATCAAGGGCATTCTCTTCGCCGATCTGCACAATCGCACGGAGTGCTACTACTACGAAAACGCACGTGACATTCT AAAAAGCGAGAAGCAGCAGTTCAATTTCTCCCAACCGTTTCCCTTTATTCTGGTGAACGTCGGATCCGGAGTCTCCATCCTGGCGGTCTACGGTCCCGACAACTACAAGCGCATTTCGGGCACGAG CTTGGGCGGCGGTACATTCCTCGGCCTGTGTTGTCTACTCACCGGCTGCACATCCTTCGAAGAGGCCATCCAACTGGCCACCAAGGGTGACAATAGGAAGGTGGACAAGCTAGTTAAGGACATTTATGGCGGCGATTACAACCGCTTTGGTCTCCCCGGCGATTTGGTGGCGTCAAG CTTTGGCCAGATGCACCTCAACGACAAACGGGTTTCGGTATCACGCGAAGATCTGGCCAACGCCACACTGGTCACCATAACGAATAATATCGGCTCCATAGCAAGGATGTGCGCGCTGAATGAGAAGATCGATAGG GTCGTCTTTGTGGGCAACTTTCTGCGAGTAAACCCCATTTCCATGAAGCTGCTGGCGTACGCAATGGAGTTCTGGTCCAATGGCACAATGAAGGGTCTCTTCCTGGAGCACGAGGGATACTTTGGGGCTCTGGGTTGCCTGCTGCAGTTCAACGGCGAGCTGGCAGCCGCCCTTAACGACGGAGTGGAGCATTCAATCCACACTGAATCCGATTCAGCTAGCGATGCAGCACAGACGTCTTCTTCGGCGGACGAGCCGCCAGAAAAGGCGCCCACAAGCAAACACTCCACTAGATAG
- the LOC117141096 gene encoding cationic amino acid transporter 4, producing the protein MPSSRRAILRHILSGICTKMNRTKSVPTDVMETPLNRCLNTFDIALLGIGHMVGAGIYVLTGTVAKEMAGPGIILSFILAGFISMLAALCYAEFGTRVPKAGSAYVYTYISMGEFWAFVIGWNILLEHMLGAASVARAWSGYVDSMLGGWIGNTTLELTGGIHEPGLAQYPDVLAFLVCIVYAAALAGGVKATAVFNSLLTLVNIAVMILVISVGFWYADGKNWSEAEGGFLPYGVGGVIAGAATCFYAFVGFDSIATSGEEAKNPSVSIPVATIISLFVVTVGYILVSAALTLMIPISEINPAASLPEAFGQLNLSWAKYLISIGALCGMTTTLLGSLFALPRCMYAMASDGLLFSCFGKINPTTQVPLLNLVVSGVMSACLALVFDLAKLVEFMSIGTLLAYTIVSASVIILRYRPMERIHTTIRVPAVAGSPDDDDDDDEDVASQSSMDTSSPTSEMIEEVLAGRLKAQFRCLEPLLGRFEPGSVVSVAVMLFIFLSFAICVELKVSWTQLYTGTWWALIIYGFIIFAASTCVAVIAVHNQNTRGLIFKVPLVPFVPALGIFCNILLMVHLDAVTWVRFFVWVCIGMVVYFLYGIRNSKEGEVCSSYSILMTTSEAGKVPWGSFKATSGGKKSSKHSIFERFTGRSKPEDKKSIVEESENETSGYS; encoded by the exons ATGCCGAGCTCACGACGTGCGATCCTGAGGCACATATTGTCGGGCATTTGCACCAAGATGAATCGCACCAAGTCGGTGCCCACTGACGTCATGGAGACGCCGCTGAACCGCTGCCTCAACACCTTCGACATCGCTCTATTGG GCATTGGCCATATGGTTGGCGCTGGCATCTACGTGCTGACTGGAACTGTGGCCAAGGAAATGGCCGGACCCGGGATCATATTATCCTTCATCCTGGCCGGATTCATATCGATGCTGGCCGCCCTGTGCTACGCGGAGTTCGGAACTCGAGTGCCCAAGGCGGGATCGGCCTATGTGTACACCTACATTTCGATGGGCGAGTTCTGGGCCTTCGTCATCGGCTGGAATATCCTGCTGGAGCACATGCTGGGAGCAGCTTCGGTGGCCAGGGCCTGGAGTGGATACGTGGATTCGATGCTGGGCGGTTGGATTGGGAACACAACGCTGGAGCTAACGGGTGGCATCCACGAGCCCGGACTGGCCCAATACCCCGACGTCTTGGCCTTCCTGGTCTGCATTGTTTACGCGGCTGCTCTGGCCGGAGGAGTAAAGGCCACGGCGGTGTTTAATAGTCTCCTCACCCTGGTCAATATAGCCGTGATGATTCTGGTCATCAGCGTGGGATTCTGGTATGCGGATGGCAAGAATTGGTCCGAGGCAGAGGGTGGATTCCTGCCCTACGGCGTTGGAGGAGTCATCGCCGGTGCGGCCACCTGTTTCTACGCCTTTGTGGGCTTCGATTCCATAGCCACTTCCGGTGAGGAGGCCAAAAACCCATCGGTATCCATACCCGTGGCCACTATCATCTCATTGTTCGTGGTGACAGTGGGCTACATCCTTGTCAGCGCCGCCCTGACCCTCATGATTCCCATCAGTGAGATCAATCCGGCTGCCTCATTGCCGGAGGCATTTGGTCAATTGAACCTCTCCTGGGCCAAGTACCTGATCTCCATAGGAGCTCTGTGTGGAATGACCACCACCCTGTTGGGATCGCTGTTCGCCCTGCCACGCTGCATGTACGCCATGGCCTCGGATGGATTGCTCTTCAGCTGCTTCGGCAAGATTAACCCGACTACCCAGGTGCCGCTGCTGAATCTAGTGGTATCCGGGGTAATGAGTGCCTGCCTCGCCTTGGTCTTCGATCTGGCCAAGCTGGTGGAGTTCATGTCCATTGGCACCTTGTTGGCCTATACCATCGTTTCGGCCAGTGTGATCATCCTGCGATACCGTCCCATGGAGCGAATTCATACCACGATTAGGGTACCGGCAGTGGCGGGAAGTcccgacgacgacgacgatgatgatgaggatgTGGCGTCCCAGTCCAGCATGGATACTTCCTCGCCGACCAGTGAGATGATAGAGGAGGTCCTAGCTGGAAGACTTAAGGCCCAGTTCAGGTGCTTGGAACCCCTACTAGGACGTTTCGAACCGGGATCTGTGGTCTCCGTCGCCGTGATGCTGTTCATCTTCCTGAGCTTTGCCATCTGTGTGGAGCTGAAGGTGTCGTGGACGCAACTGTATACGGGCACCTGGTGGGCCCTGATCATCTATGGATTCATCATCTTCGCAGCCAGCACTTGCGTGGCCGTGATAGCTGTCCATAACCAGAACACCCGTGGCCTGATCTTCAAAGTGCCCCTGGTTCCCTTCGTTCCTGCCCTTGGAATCTTCTGTAACATCTTGTTGATGGTCCATCTGGATGCCGTGACTTGGGTAAGGTTCTTTGTCTGGGTTTGCATCGGTATGGTGGTGTACTTCCTCTACGGGATTCGCAACAGCAAAGAGGGTGAGGTCTGCTCCTCGTACTCCATCCTGATGACCACTTCGGAGGCTGGAAAGGTGCCGTGGGGTTCCTTCAAGGCAACATCCGGTGGCAAGAAGTCCAGTAAGCACTCCATCTTCGAGAGATTCACAGGACGCAGCAAGCCGGAGGACAAGAAATCCATTGTAGAGGAAAGCGAAAACGAGACGTCCGGATATTCCTAA
- the LOC117140106 gene encoding pantothenate kinase 3 isoform X1: MKVPTRNSKYSFNLKIFKLHNDKKPTSPSPPTSPVISAKRNSWRASWRSALGSKSKSIATALDGSADPIDLEAEPALFERSRCHSYCSSSSACTELPHPAIQIPQGDELMSMPWFGMDIGGTLTKLVYFEPKDITPDEQDREAGILRNIRRYLTKNSAYGKTGHRDTHLQMDNVEIRKRRGSLHFIRFQTTDMGNFLSLAKQKGMAELVTTVCATGGGAFKFEQDFRDQVNMKLAKFDELDTLIKGILFADLHNRTECYYYENARDILKSEKQQFNFSQPFPFILVNVGSGVSILAVYGPDNYKRISGTSLGGGTFLGLCCLLTGCTSFEEAIQLATKGDNRKVDKLVKDIYGGDYNRFGLPGDLVASSFGQMHLNDKRVSVSREDLANATLVTITNNIGSIARMCALNEKIDRVVFVGNFLRVNPISMKLLAYAMEFWSNGTMKGLFLEHEGYFGALGCLLQFNGELAAALNDGVEHSIHTESDSASDAAQTSSSADEPPEKAPTSKHSTR; encoded by the exons atgaaagTCCCCACGCGCAACTCGAAATACTCattcaatttgaaaatattcaaGTTGCATAACGATAAGAAACCGACCAGCCCCAGTCCGCCAACCTCACCTGTGATCTCAGCGAAACGAAACTCATGGCGCGCTTCGTGGCGCTCAGCTCTGGGTTCCAAGAGCAAGTCCATCGCCACGGCCTTGGATGGCAGCGCAGATCCCATCGATTTGGAGGCGGAACCAGCGCTTTTCGAGCGCAGCAGGTGCCACAGCTACTGCTCCTCGTCCTCCGCCTGCACCGAACTACCGCATCCCGCCATCCAGATTCCCCAAGGCGATGAGCTCATGT CGATGCCATGGTTTGGCATGGACATCGGCGGCACCCTCACCAAGCTGGTCTACTTCGAGCCCAAGGACATAACGCCGGATGAGCAGGATCGCGAGGCTGGCATTTTGCGGAATATCCGACGCTACTTGACCAAAAACTCGGCGTACGGCAAAACCGGACATCGTGATACGCACCTACAG ATGGACAATGTCGAGATACGCAAAAGACGCGGCTCCTTGCATTTCATTCGCTTCCAGACCACGGACATGGGCAACTTTCTGTCGCTGGCCAAGCAGAAGGGCATGGCCGAGCTGGTGACCACGGTTTGTGCCACCGGCGGTGGCGCCTTCAAGTTCGAGCAGGATTTCCGCGACCAAGTCAACATGAAGCTGGCCAAATTCGACGAGCTGGACACGCTCATCAAGGGCATTCTCTTCGCCGATCTGCACAATCGCACGGAGTGCTACTACTACGAAAACGCACGTGACATTCT AAAAAGCGAGAAGCAGCAGTTCAATTTCTCCCAACCGTTTCCCTTTATTCTGGTGAACGTCGGATCCGGAGTCTCCATCCTGGCGGTCTACGGTCCCGACAACTACAAGCGCATTTCGGGCACGAG CTTGGGCGGCGGTACATTCCTCGGCCTGTGTTGTCTACTCACCGGCTGCACATCCTTCGAAGAGGCCATCCAACTGGCCACCAAGGGTGACAATAGGAAGGTGGACAAGCTAGTTAAGGACATTTATGGCGGCGATTACAACCGCTTTGGTCTCCCCGGCGATTTGGTGGCGTCAAG CTTTGGCCAGATGCACCTCAACGACAAACGGGTTTCGGTATCACGCGAAGATCTGGCCAACGCCACACTGGTCACCATAACGAATAATATCGGCTCCATAGCAAGGATGTGCGCGCTGAATGAGAAGATCGATAGG GTCGTCTTTGTGGGCAACTTTCTGCGAGTAAACCCCATTTCCATGAAGCTGCTGGCGTACGCAATGGAGTTCTGGTCCAATGGCACAATGAAGGGTCTCTTCCTGGAGCACGAGGGATACTTTGGGGCTCTGGGTTGCCTGCTGCAGTTCAACGGCGAGCTGGCAGCCGCCCTTAACGACGGAGTGGAGCATTCAATCCACACTGAATCCGATTCAGCTAGCGATGCAGCACAGACGTCTTCTTCGGCGGACGAGCCGCCAGAAAAGGCGCCCACAAGCAAACACTCCACTAGATAG